AGGATGGTTAAATATGAGTAGATGCGGGAGGAGATGATGCAAATATATGTCCAAAGTTGTGGAGCATCTCCAAACCATGACTATATTTGGCTGCGCGATGATAACCAACAGATTAAACCTCCTTTACTTGATTGTGTGGATAGCTTAAGGCAAAAAAATTATCCTTCAATTGTTATAGCCAAATACAGAGAAGAATTAATATTACTTATTTTTGGCCTAGCAACAAGGCGAGGCGTTGATTTTCAGGGTCGGGAAATATTTAATTCTGTAGTCTGGATCGGTAAAAGTCCTGATGAAGCATTTTTGCGGATGCTTGCTGCTTGCGCCTTGCGAAAAGATCGAGGTTTTTTAGATGTAATCGATCGCGCTGTTATCCCTTGCGACGATCTCCCAGGTTTCAAAGTTGCA
Above is a genomic segment from Aerosakkonema funiforme FACHB-1375 containing:
- a CDS encoding SH3 domain-containing protein, with the translated sequence MMQIYVQSCGASPNHDYIWLRDDNQQIKPPLLDCVDSLRQKNYPSIVIAKYREELILLIFGLATRRGVDFQGREIFNSVVWIGKSPDEAFLRMLAACALRKDRGFLDVIDRAVIPCDDLPGFKVAWQQIKALSNRGKAGDRLPDKTRKIGKNSQSLRYQLAEELDLYRLPDRQGAIVVVTGIVEGETLKKAGIWRSLSRLVDAENWQKVTENKDLFINLSSAIK